Below is a window of Chloroflexota bacterium DNA.
GGTATCAGAAGCGGTCTATAATGCGCTGGAAGATGCCCAGGTCAGTAGGCGTGATGTCGACGCCTTTGTGGTGGGCAATATGCCGGGGTTCGGTGGTGTCGCCCAGCCAGAACAATGGATCGGGGAATCGATTGGCGCCGCGGGGAAACCGGTCATCAGGATCGCCACCGGTGGAACCACCGGGGGATCAGTCGGTCAGGGTGGTTACTATGTTGTGGCCTCGGGACTTCACGATCTGGTGGTGGCTGTCGCCTGGGAGAAGCATTCGGACAGCAAGGAGGCCGGTGCTACGACCGGTCTTCTCCATGTAGGGCTCGGCAACTTCTTCCACGCCGCCAGTTACGGTCTGAGTCTCAAGAATTTGGTGGCCACCTCGGTGGTGGGAGCAGCCGCCGGAGTCGCCGTATATCAGGCGGTGTTCTACATGCATAGATCGGGCTGCCGGATCGAACACCTAGATATGGTGGCGGCAAAGTGCAGGCGAAATGCCGCCAAGAACAAGTATGCCCATCTTCAGTGGCCGGGATGCACGCCGGAGGACATCGCCAAGACAGAGATGGTCACCTACCCGTTCAGATATGGGCACATCTGCCCGGCCAGTGACGGCGCCTCCGCCATTGTCGTCGCTGACGAAAGCCTGGCCATGAAGACAGGTAAGCAAGTGGCGTGGTTCAAGGGCCTCGCCTCGTATACGGACGAGGAAAACCAGTTGCAGAGTGAGAATTTCGGTGGGGTGGGAGTGACTGATCCCTCTGAACAAAGGGGATGCTGGCTGTCAGCCATGAAGGCCTACAAGATGGCGGGAATAGGGGATCCAAGAACGGAGATTGATATGGCGGAGGTATATCAACCGTTCCCCAGCCAGGAGCTGTTCTTTTCCGAAAGATTGGGCCTCTTTGACGAGGGCACCGCGTGGATGGCTCTTGAGAGGGGCGAGACAGAAATAGACGGGATAATGCCCCTGGACCCATCGGGTGGTGTGAACGCCACCAATGCCATTGGGTCCTCTGCCATGCAACGCATTCTTGAGTGCGCCCTCCAGATAATGGGGAAGGCAGAGGAGCATCAGGTCCCCAAGAAGGTGAGGAATGCCGTCGCCCACGGCTGGGGAGGCGTAACCAACTACAGCACCGTGACAGTTCTAGGGGATACACCCGGGAGGTAACGAAGATGGGATACCTGAAGGACGAACGGCCGACGACAATAGGTGTGGAAGGCATATGGAATCTGGGCGCATACCACTACAAGGGCTCCAGACTGCTGGAAGAGTATGGCGCGGGTCTCAAAGAGAAGAAGCTGATCGGCTCGTTTTGCCCCGGCTGCGCCAAGGTCATTGTGCCTCCCAGAAACCTGTGCGGAAGGTGTTACCGCAAGATGGATGGGCGAAAGACCGTTAGTGACAGGGGGACAATTACCTGCTTCGTGATCAGCCCCCCCATATACAAAGGCAAACTGAAGGTTCTGGGCATGGATCCCGTGGAAGCAGGCTTGGTGAAAGACGGGCAAATAGTGATTCCGGTCTTCGTCAAGTTCGATGGCTCTGACTCGAATACTGATACCGTCCTGCTGAATGCGGAGCCCAAAGCTGTTCACATAGGCATGAGGGTCAAAGTTGTCTGGGCGCAAGAGTTGAAGGGCGGCCTGGGCGACGTCGAAGGAGTTGAGCCTCTCTAGCAATAGGCAGACGTGACCATCAACTGATGGGGGAGGGACAGAGACTATGGAAGGCAAATCCGAGATAGTTGAGGTGAAGACCTTTCCGTTCCCAGCCCGCTTTGACTGGGCAACAGGCCCGGCGATGCAGAGGTTCATCCAGGCACTAGCCGGCAGAAGAGTCCTCGGAGCGAAATGCCCCGGGTGTGGATACACCTATGTGCCCCCCAGGTCCAGATGCGGCAGATGCCATGCCGTAATCGAAGAGAAGAACATGGTTGACCTCTCCGGCGAAGGTACGCTGGTAAGCTATACGAAAGCGCACGTCAAAATGGATGGCAATGGGAACTTCCAGGATCTGGAGAAACCCATGACAATCGGAGCGGTGAAGCTGGATGAGGCAGATTCCCTGCTGTTCCTGCCTGCCGAAGGGGTCAAGGCGGCGGATCTCAAGGAGGGTCTCAAAGTCAAGATACAGTGGCGGGAGCAAACCAAGGGAGAATTGGCAGACATCAGGGGTTTCGAACCGGCTGGGTAGGCACGGCAGGCGCGAGCTGCCGTTGCCTTGGACTACTTCAGGAGAATACGAAGGAGGTTAGAAGAAATGGCAAGCTGGCCCAAAACCATTATCACCTGCGCTCTGACAGGATCTGCGGTGGCTCCATGCCAAACACCTTATCTGCCGATAACTCCGGACCAGCTAGCTGATGAAGCATACAGAGCGTACAAAGCTGGAGCGGCGGTGGTACACGTCCACGTCAGAAAACCAGAGGACGGCAGTTCAACAGCCGATTTGAAGATCTGGAAGGAAACCCTCACCAAGATCAAGGAGAAATGCAACGTAGTGATCTGCCCCACCACCGGCGGCGGTTTTGGGATGACCGCAGACCAGAGAATAGCAGTTGTCCCCGAGTTTGAGCCCGAAATGTGCTCCCTGGACGTTGAGAGCATGAACTTCGCCGTCTTCCCGCTCGTAGAGAGGATCAAAGAATTTAAATACCCCTGGGAGAAATTCGTAATGGAGGCGTCGAAGGACTACGTTTTCAAGAACACCTTCGCCGACCTGGAAGTCTTCACCACGGCCATGAAGAAGCACAATGTCAAGCCGGAGGTCGAAGTCTACGGTACAAATGGAATCGCTAACGCAGGCTTCCTGATCAGAGCAGGACAACTGGGTCTGCCGATGCATATACAGTATGTCCTCGGAGTTTTGGGGGGTTCAATGGCCACACCATACGAACTCATGCACCTTCAGACGGAAACGCTCCGATGGCTGGGTGCAGGCAACTTCACCTGGTCCGTCATCGGCGTCGGCTATCCCGCGGAGTTCCATCTTGGAGCGGTGGCGATGGCCATGGGTGGCCACGTGAGAGTAGGGATGGAAGACAACATATACGTGAAGCACAATGTGCTGGCAAAGAGCAACGCGGAGCTGGTGGAGAAGATTGTCAAGATCGCGGAGCTCTTCGAAAAGGAAATCGCCACGCCCGATGACGCCAGGCAGATGCTGGGGCTCAAGGGCGGCGACAAGGTGAAGTTCTAGACGCCCCAAGGGTTCGAGCAGATCTGAAACGTAGCGTCAAGAAGTGACGACCATGCAGGCGTGGCCGCAGCTAGCTTGTTGGCTCGTAGCTTGGGGGCATGCTTCAATCCTCCACCATGGCCACCACGCGGCTCCAGGCAGCGCTTCCGCCGGTAAGTTTGACCGGGAAGCAGACTACTTTGAAACCAAAGGGGCGTGGAAGCTGGTCCAGATTGGCCAGTTTCTCGATATGACAATACTCCTTCTCTATGCCGGCATAATGTGCTCCCCACAGCAAGCCTTTCTCGCCTGTCCGAGCGAACTCTTCCTTTAAGGCCCAAAACGGTCGGTCCCACCCCCAGGCATCAATTCCCATCACCCTGACGCCCTTCTCTATCAGCCAGATCGTGGAATCCCTGGTCATACCACACCCGGCTTCGAAATACTCCCGTCTCCCCCACAGTTTATCCGCGCCAGTCTGTATCAGGACGATGTCCCAGGGCTTGATATCGTATTTGACTCCAGTCAAAGCTCTCTTAAGGTCGTCAACGCTTACGCCCGAGCCGCGCGGCTTGTGTCTCATGTCCAATACCACGCCATCGCCATAGAACCACTCCAGCGGCATCTCATCGATGGTCCTGGCCTTCTTGCCCTCGCACACAGGGGAATAATGCCAGGGTGCATCGACATGGGTTCCAGAATGGGAAATAATGTTCACCGCGTCATTGGCCCAGCCCAGCCCGTCGGGCAGATCCCTCTCGTTGCACCCGAAGAAAGACTTCATGACCTCGACGCTTAGCCGATGTCCCTGATGTCTCACCTCCACCGGAAGGGGTTCACTGGGACTGGATTCCGTGGGCACGCTCAGATCGATCAGTCTTCTCATCTCACACCCTGCTTCTCTCCTCGCTTCGAGTTCTTCTAGTAACCCGAGGTGCGAGGCTATGTCTGTCTCTTGCCCTGTTTCGGGAGGTTCTGACCCCCCGGTCTTTCATTAGCAGAATTATGGACCGGTATGATACCGAGGGCAAGCTGCACAGCACTGTCCCATCAATTGCTGCTGCATCTCGTGGTTGAACAAGATTCTCCCCCTTCTCACAGGGGGACATCTTCACTGAACCACTGATGGGTGTCATTATCCTAGAACTACCACAAGTCTATTGACGCAACATGTACCCTTTGTTACACTGGGGCTAGAGCAACTGCCCAGAATCTCATACAAGGTTGGGGGAGGGCAAATATGCCCGCGGGTGTAGCGGCAGCGACTTCGAGATATCAGCCCCGCCTCTTCGAGCACAACTCTGGGTATTGGACATCCTCAACCGACGTAGGACAAGGCCCGAAAACAGTAGGCAGAATCAGGACGATGTCGATAGTGGCAAATGGCAGCCGGAGGCGCTGCCTGCATCCAGGGTAAGCAGCAGAGAGTCCTAGTTCAGAGGCGTAACTAATGGCGTTGGATTTCGATCTAACAGAGGAACAAGACCTGACACGTCGGGCTGTGCGGGATTTCGCCGAGAGTGAAATAGCACCAGTGGCGCAGAGACTGGATGAACGCGAGGAATTCTCGGTGGAACTCACGCAGAAGATGGCCAGAATAGGTCTTCTAGGCTGTTGCGTTTCAGAGAAGTATGGCGGGGCGGGCATGGGATACGTTTCGTATACCATCGCCGTGGAGGAACTGGCCAGAATTGACGGTTCCCAGGCGGCCACTATCGCCGCAGCGAATTCATTGGGAGTCGGGCCAATCTACCAGTTCGGCAACGAGACGCAGAAGAGCAGGTGGCTTCCGAAGCTGTGTTCGGGGGAGATGCTGGCCGCGTTCGGTCTGACGGAGCCTGAGGCTGGTTCTGATGCCGGGAACTCCAGAACCACAGTGGATCTCCGCAACGGGAGATGGGTCATAAACGGAAAGAAGATCTTCATCACAAACTCGGCATGCCGGCTGACAGGAGTGGTGATAGTGCAGGGTGTAACCGGACGTCGTGCCGATGGGAAGCCGGAACTGAGTTGCATACTTGTTCCCGCTGATGCCCCCGGCTTCACCGCCAAAGAGATGAAAGGGAAGATGATGTGGCGGGCATCCAACACCGGGGAACTGTTTTTTGATGATTGCGCAGTACCGGAAGAGAATCTCCTGGGTAGTAGAGGGGACGGCCTACATCAGATGCTGGCCACCTTGGACAGGGGACGTCTGAGCATCGCTGCCATGGGGCTCGGCGGTTCTCAGGGCGCATTCGAACTGGCTCTGCAGTATGCCAACTCGCGGATCCAATTCGGCCGACCGGTGAGTTCTTTTCAGGTTAATGCGTTCAAGCTCGCGGATATGGCGCTGGAGATCGAAGCAGCCAGGAATCTCCTATACAAGGCGTGCTGGCTTCTTGAAAAGAAGCGCCCCTTCAGCCTGGAAGCGGCCATGGCCAAGCTGTACTGTTCTGAGGTGATGCACAGGTGCGTGCATAGCGCAGTGCAATTGCACGGAGGCTACGGCTTGATGAAGGACTTCCGGGTCGAGAGACTCTATCGTGATCAGAGACTGATCGAGATCGGAGAGGGCACATCGGAGATCTTGAGGATTGTAATCGCCAGAAATATCGGCGTAGCGGGTAGAGGTATGTAGGAAGAGGGGAGCAAAATGGAGAAAGAGGAAGGGAAACGCAAGCGCACAAACGACAAGGCTGAGGATTTCATTACGCATCCTACTCCGACGGATCGCGCAAAGGCTGGCTCGAAGGAAAGAGAATCTCTGGGGGATAGGATCAGGGAAACTCGCGAGATACACCACCTCACAATTCGAGAACTCAGCAATCGGACGGGGATAGATACGGATGTTCTGAAACGCATAGAAGCAAACGAGATGATCCCCCCTCTTGGAGAACTGGTGAAGCTCGGGAAGGCTTTAGAAACCAGAATGAGTTTCTTCATTTCGCCAGGGACTGACAAACCCATGACTGTGGTTCGTGCCGATCAACGCAAAGAAACCTCGCGCCATTTTGGCAAGAGAAGCGAGCGCTATGGCTACTTCTACGAATCCCTGGCCCCAGAGAAAGCCAACCGATTCATGGAGCCCTTCATGATAACCCTCACACCTGCTGAAGAAGTCCAGCCATCTACTCACGATGGCCAGGAGTTTCTGCTTGTACTTGAGGGACAGATGATGGCACAGGTCGGTGGACAGAAAGAGTACCTCGAGCCCGGCGATGCCATCTACTATGATTCCAGTGAGCCGCATTTCGTTAAATGCGTCGGTGGTAAAGAAGCCAAGGTACTGGCTGTACTTTATCCGGGAAGATAATCGCTGTTACTAAGGATCGAGAATCACATCCCCTAGTGTCCGCTTCGGCACATGATGTACTTCTTCGCTATCACGCCAGTATTTTGTGCATCCGCTAGGCTCAAGGCTCTCAACTACCACCTTTTCCTTAGGCTTACCAAGCGCGAATACAAGTAGGATCTCGTAGCGATCTGGTATTATGAGCACTTGGCGCAGGTTTGGCTTATTGATGGCTCCGATTATGCAACCTCCCAGACCCTTCCCAGTCGCACCCAGAAGCATGCTCTGGGCAGCTATCCCGTGGTCACAATGCAGGGGATGCTCTACTTGTTTGTCTTCAAGGATTACGATGTATGCAGACGGTCTTTCGCCCTCGGGAGGGCCTGGCCAATTCTCAATAGAGCGAGCCCAGGAAAGGTTCTGAAACACGAGGGAGTTCTTCTTCGGGTCGCAGGACAGAATGTATCTAAGTGGCTGCATGTTTCCCGCTGAAGCTGAAAGCCGGGCAAGGTCAACAAGTTGTCGCAATGTCTCATAATCGACAGCAGTTTCCTGCCAGAAGCGTCGGTAGCTTCTATTCTTTTCTATCAAGTCCCGTAGCATGTTGCCACCTCACCTATGGTAGTTTTGGGTTTGGCGCAGATTTGCGGTATCATTCCTGCTGTATAATGTACACATAATGCAGCTTCAATAAGCTTTTCTCTCAACAAAACCGGAGATTCAGCAATATGAAGAAGTCGACCAGAAATGTCATTAAGATGCACGGATGGCGTGCAGATCGCGCCATCCACAATTATATCTACTTCGTATACTACCGTCTTTACGTGTCTCTTTTCCTCAAGACTGGCCGTTTCTTGGCAAGCAAGTTCCTATGGTTGAAGGGACTGCGTTACGCATTCAGATTCGTCTTTTCACGCTACCATGCCAAGGTGCTGACCGCAAGCGATGTCCACAAGATCATCACCCTAAACAAGGATTTGATAATCGGCCCGGATAAGAGCGAGCGCATAATCCCGTTTCACTATGCAAACCAGATCATTCTGAAGGAACCCGAGTTCATCGCAGTCATGGACTGTCCTTGTCGCCTTACCAGGGAGAGACCATGTCAGCCTGTGGATGTATGCATGGCGGTGGGAAGAACCACAGCAGAATTCTGGCTCGAACACGGCCAGAAGTACCATGTTAGGAAAGTCAGCCAGGTTGAAGCGCTCAGAATAATCAGGGATGCCCGCGAGCGAGGTTGCATTACCACAGCATGGTTCAAATTGGCCACTGGGGGGAGAACTGGCGTCATCTGCTCTTGTTGTTCGTGCTGCTGTGGCGGCATCGAAGCCATGCGCATAGCTCAGAGATTCGATAGGACTCTCTCCAACATCGCCCCGTCTGGTTATTCTGTGATTCATGATGCAAATAAATGCAGGTCATGCAAGAAGTGCGGTGAGATATGCATGTTCAATGCCATAACCTTTAGCCCAGATAATGTGCGCATCTATGATTATGCCGCTTGCATGGGGTGTGGGCTTTGCACAGAGAAGTGCAAACAGCAAGCCTTGAGCCTGGTTAGAGACCAATCTAAGGGCGATCCTCTGGATGTCGATTTCCTAAGGGAAACGCTTGAGGTCATCAGTTAGGATTGGCAGAGCGAATCGATGATGGGAGCAACATCATGAAAGATCAGACTCGGAAGCTTCAGACGGATGTTGTGGTAGTGGGTTCAGGACCTGGGGGAGCCACTGTCGCGCGAGAGCTGGCTAAGCAAGGGAAGAAGGTTGTCATTCTAGAACGTGGGAAGAACCCCAAATGGACCGGCAATATCTTGAGCACATTCTTCATCATTGACAAACGAAGCCTGCTGTTCCCCAAAGAAGGGGTGAGAGTAGGTAGAGCTTTGACAACGGGTGGTTCGAGCGTTATCTACTGCGGAACAGCGGTACCACCCCCAGACTGGATCAAAGCCAAATACGGGATTGATCTTAGCAAGTTCGCGGAAGAGGCGCGGCAGGAAATCGGCATTAAGCCTCTTCCTGAGAGACTGGTCGGTCCCGCATCGCGGCGAATAATGGAGGCGGCGCGCGATCTCGGGCTTAATTGGAATCCGCTGGACAAGTTCATTGACGCTGAGAGGTGTGAGCTGAAATGCCCTCACTGTATGCTGGGATGCTCAAGAGGTGCCATATGGACAGCCCGGAAATATGTTCAGGAAGCTGTTGACAGTGGAGCCACTCTCCTGAATCAGGCTCAAGTGCAGGAGGTTCTAGTTGAGAACAAACAAGCTGTAGGGGTCAGGGCATTGACTCCAAAGGGCCAGCTCACGGTTGAGGCCAAGAGCACAGTCCTGGCAGCGGGAGGGATGGCTACCCCTGTGCTTCTGCAACGTGCTGGTATATCCGACGCCGGACAGGGGCTCTTTGTTGATCCCCTGATCATCACCTATGGCAACTGTAAGGGCCCTAGCTCTACGCGAGATATCCCTATGACCGCGGGCACTCTGGAGTATGCGCCCGAGGGTATTGTCATGACCGACCTAGCTTATCCTTGGGCTTTCTATCTCTTGAATGCCTATTGGAAAGGATGGAAGTATCTTCCCAAGATTCTTGGGTATGGAAGCACCATTGGGATAATGACTAAGGTCAGGGATGGGCTGAGTGGGCGGGTGAACCCTGATGGCACCATCTCCAAGCCGATTACGGACGAAGAACGTGACAAGCTCGACAAAGGAGCCAGTATCGCGGAGAAGATACTGAAGGGGGCGGGGGCTGACCCGCGGTCCATCTATACAGCGCCGGTGGGAGCAGCGCATCCTGGGGGGACAGCTCGCATTGGACAAGTAATTGATGCTGAACTGGAGACTCAAATAGGGAACCTTTATGTATGTGACTCTAGTATCATCCCCGAACCATTGGGGCTCCCTCCGGTCTGGACTCTAATCGCCTTCGGGAAACGCTTGGCTCGCAGATTGGGCTCCGTAGTGTAGAGTGATGGTAGATCAGTGTCCCTCCAGTCCGTTCTCCGCGATCGAACTCGCTATTGACATCTAAGACTGCCTTATGGTAAATGAGTAACACGTGGTATGGAATCATTCCAGTTCCTGTGCAATTCCTACACTGTTCGTTTCCGCCAGCACTTGAATCTGTTCTGTCTAAGATGAGGCAATCAGCCTTGAAACATAAGCAGCAGTCTCAGCATCGCGGCCACGTCCGACAAAAAAAGATAGGGAGGTGACTAATGAAAGGGAAACAAGCGATACGGCAGGAACTGGGGAGAAGGCTCCTTCTGGGAGAGATGATGGCGCGCAACTCGCGCAAGTTCCCCAACAAAGAGGCACTGGTGTATGGCGATACTCGTCTAACCTACAGACAACTGAATGCCCGCATCAATCGACTGGCCCATGCTTTGATGGACCTGGGTGTCACGAAGAATGACAAAGTAGCCATTCTGGCCTACAACTGTAACCAGTTCATGGAAACCTACTTCGCTCTCGCCAAGATTGGCGGCGTGGCTGTGCCGATCAACTGGCGACTGCATCCGGAGGAGATGACGTACATCGCAAGCCAGTCTGATGCGAAGGCTTTGATTGCCGGGGAGGATTTCTTGGAAACCGTCAAGGGAATCCAGAAGAATCTGCCCCAGGTAAAGACCTACATATCCCTCGGTGAGAAGCCGGTGGAAGGGATGCTGAACTTCGAGAAATGGATTTCGGGATATTCCGACGATGAACCTCTCATTCTTGTTGATGAAGACGACCCGCTGTTCATAATGTACACCGCTGGAACCACTGGCAGGCCAAAGGGCGCAATCATAACTCACAGGAACGAGATGGTGCTGTGGATGCTGGGGGCCTCCTTTGTGCTGACTGAACCCGGCATGTCTAACCTCTGGAACTTCCGGGCGTTAGGCGCTCCGCCCATATTTCACCTGGCGTCCTTCGGCTTCTGCCAGTTCATGTTCTTCGTAGGTGCGACAGTAGTGC
It encodes the following:
- a CDS encoding 3-keto-5-aminohexanoate cleavage protein; protein product: MASWPKTIITCALTGSAVAPCQTPYLPITPDQLADEAYRAYKAGAAVVHVHVRKPEDGSSTADLKIWKETLTKIKEKCNVVICPTTGGGFGMTADQRIAVVPEFEPEMCSLDVESMNFAVFPLVERIKEFKYPWEKFVMEASKDYVFKNTFADLEVFTTAMKKHNVKPEVEVYGTNGIANAGFLIRAGQLGLPMHIQYVLGVLGGSMATPYELMHLQTETLRWLGAGNFTWSVIGVGYPAEFHLGAVAMAMGGHVRVGMEDNIYVKHNVLAKSNAELVEKIVKIAELFEKEIATPDDARQMLGLKGGDKVKF
- a CDS encoding acyl-CoA dehydrogenase family protein — encoded protein: MDFDLTEEQDLTRRAVRDFAESEIAPVAQRLDEREEFSVELTQKMARIGLLGCCVSEKYGGAGMGYVSYTIAVEELARIDGSQAATIAAANSLGVGPIYQFGNETQKSRWLPKLCSGEMLAAFGLTEPEAGSDAGNSRTTVDLRNGRWVINGKKIFITNSACRLTGVVIVQGVTGRRADGKPELSCILVPADAPGFTAKEMKGKMMWRASNTGELFFDDCAVPEENLLGSRGDGLHQMLATLDRGRLSIAAMGLGGSQGAFELALQYANSRIQFGRPVSSFQVNAFKLADMALEIEAARNLLYKACWLLEKKRPFSLEAAMAKLYCSEVMHRCVHSAVQLHGGYGLMKDFRVERLYRDQRLIEIGEGTSEILRIVIARNIGVAGRGM
- a CDS encoding cupin domain-containing protein, whose protein sequence is MEKEEGKRKRTNDKAEDFITHPTPTDRAKAGSKERESLGDRIRETREIHHLTIRELSNRTGIDTDVLKRIEANEMIPPLGELVKLGKALETRMSFFISPGTDKPMTVVRADQRKETSRHFGKRSERYGYFYESLAPEKANRFMEPFMITLTPAEEVQPSTHDGQEFLLVLEGQMMAQVGGQKEYLEPGDAIYYDSSEPHFVKCVGGKEAKVLAVLYPGR
- a CDS encoding FAD-dependent oxidoreductase; its protein translation is MKDQTRKLQTDVVVVGSGPGGATVARELAKQGKKVVILERGKNPKWTGNILSTFFIIDKRSLLFPKEGVRVGRALTTGGSSVIYCGTAVPPPDWIKAKYGIDLSKFAEEARQEIGIKPLPERLVGPASRRIMEAARDLGLNWNPLDKFIDAERCELKCPHCMLGCSRGAIWTARKYVQEAVDSGATLLNQAQVQEVLVENKQAVGVRALTPKGQLTVEAKSTVLAAGGMATPVLLQRAGISDAGQGLFVDPLIITYGNCKGPSSTRDIPMTAGTLEYAPEGIVMTDLAYPWAFYLLNAYWKGWKYLPKILGYGSTIGIMTKVRDGLSGRVNPDGTISKPITDEERDKLDKGASIAEKILKGAGADPRSIYTAPVGAAHPGGTARIGQVIDAELETQIGNLYVCDSSIIPEPLGLPPVWTLIAFGKRLARRLGSVV
- a CDS encoding cyclase family protein; translated protein: MRRLIDLSVPTESSPSEPLPVEVRHQGHRLSVEVMKSFFGCNERDLPDGLGWANDAVNIISHSGTHVDAPWHYSPVCEGKKARTIDEMPLEWFYGDGVVLDMRHKPRGSGVSVDDLKRALTGVKYDIKPWDIVLIQTGADKLWGRREYFEAGCGMTRDSTIWLIEKGVRVMGIDAWGWDRPFWALKEEFARTGEKGLLWGAHYAGIEKEYCHIEKLANLDQLPRPFGFKVVCFPVKLTGGSAAWSRVVAMVED
- a CDS encoding zinc ribbon domain-containing protein — encoded protein: MGYLKDERPTTIGVEGIWNLGAYHYKGSRLLEEYGAGLKEKKLIGSFCPGCAKVIVPPRNLCGRCYRKMDGRKTVSDRGTITCFVISPPIYKGKLKVLGMDPVEAGLVKDGQIVIPVFVKFDGSDSNTDTVLLNAEPKAVHIGMRVKVVWAQELKGGLGDVEGVEPL
- a CDS encoding nitroreductase family protein codes for the protein MLRDLIEKNRSYRRFWQETAVDYETLRQLVDLARLSASAGNMQPLRYILSCDPKKNSLVFQNLSWARSIENWPGPPEGERPSAYIVILEDKQVEHPLHCDHGIAAQSMLLGATGKGLGGCIIGAINKPNLRQVLIIPDRYEILLVFALGKPKEKVVVESLEPSGCTKYWRDSEEVHHVPKRTLGDVILDP
- a CDS encoding 4Fe-4S ferredoxin; protein product: MKKSTRNVIKMHGWRADRAIHNYIYFVYYRLYVSLFLKTGRFLASKFLWLKGLRYAFRFVFSRYHAKVLTASDVHKIITLNKDLIIGPDKSERIIPFHYANQIILKEPEFIAVMDCPCRLTRERPCQPVDVCMAVGRTTAEFWLEHGQKYHVRKVSQVEALRIIRDARERGCITTAWFKLATGGRTGVICSCCSCCCGGIEAMRIAQRFDRTLSNIAPSGYSVIHDANKCRSCKKCGEICMFNAITFSPDNVRIYDYAACMGCGLCTEKCKQQALSLVRDQSKGDPLDVDFLRETLEVIS
- a CDS encoding Zn-ribbon domain-containing OB-fold protein — protein: MEGKSEIVEVKTFPFPARFDWATGPAMQRFIQALAGRRVLGAKCPGCGYTYVPPRSRCGRCHAVIEEKNMVDLSGEGTLVSYTKAHVKMDGNGNFQDLEKPMTIGAVKLDEADSLLFLPAEGVKAADLKEGLKVKIQWREQTKGELADIRGFEPAG